One window of Aliarcobacter lanthieri genomic DNA carries:
- the nuoL gene encoding NADH-quinone oxidoreductase subunit L produces MSTNLLIWIILAPLLGAILNGALYFYNIKKKKICENYFAIIGTLTPLISFLITLSLFLRMLEEKIVFKQHLFTWLNVSNLNIDMAFLGDNLSIFMSMFVTFVGWLIHIYAVGYMKGDEGFGKFFAYFNLFLASMLILVLADNPIILFIGWEGVGVCSYLLIKFYYGQKENVIAANKAFIVNRVGDFGFLLGVATLFFALGQVDLSFSSIEENLGNTTNGWLLLAGFLLFVGAMGKSAQIPLYTWLPDAMAGPTPISALIHAATMVTAGVYMVARFHFLYSGIEEIGIFIAYIGAFSALLAAIIATRQTDIKKILAYSTMSQLGYMFIAVGLGFYSSGLFHVFTHAFFKAMLFMGAGGIIIALHHEQNIFKIAQHRASLPIIGLTFLIGVIAISGIPPFSGFFSKDAILTAAFQEGQYLIYAIALFTAFLTAFYMFRLYFIVFVAPNHHRKDYVYTSKTITIPLLILAIGAVGAGFLNFPSIFGGNHLVDSWLGQLNSKVITLSHSTEYILMVLSVVVAATGIFVAYKKYANFDVSKPELETGFIGKKLYVDELYDLLFVKSTKAISKFIDKVIDDKVIDAFIMKSSTNFVEIGKKVALIQNANVRFYAAFMLVGMACIFVYLYISLGL; encoded by the coding sequence ATGAGTACAAATTTATTAATTTGGATTATCTTAGCACCACTTTTAGGTGCTATTTTAAATGGTGCTTTATATTTTTACAATATCAAAAAGAAAAAAATATGTGAAAACTATTTTGCAATTATTGGAACATTAACTCCATTAATATCTTTTTTGATAACTTTAAGCTTATTTTTAAGAATGCTTGAAGAAAAAATAGTATTTAAACAACACCTATTCACTTGGTTAAATGTTTCAAATCTTAATATAGACATGGCATTTTTAGGAGACAACCTATCTATTTTTATGTCAATGTTTGTAACATTTGTTGGTTGGCTAATTCATATTTATGCTGTTGGATATATGAAGGGAGATGAAGGATTTGGTAAATTCTTTGCTTATTTTAATTTATTCTTAGCTTCTATGTTAATATTAGTTCTTGCAGATAATCCAATTATTCTTTTTATTGGTTGGGAAGGAGTTGGAGTTTGTTCTTACTTATTAATTAAATTCTACTATGGGCAAAAAGAGAATGTTATTGCAGCAAATAAAGCATTTATTGTAAATAGAGTTGGAGATTTTGGTTTCTTACTAGGAGTTGCAACACTATTTTTTGCTTTAGGACAAGTTGATCTATCTTTTTCATCTATTGAAGAAAATTTAGGAAATACAACAAATGGTTGGTTATTACTTGCTGGTTTCTTACTTTTTGTAGGAGCAATGGGAAAATCAGCACAAATTCCACTTTATACTTGGCTTCCAGATGCAATGGCTGGACCAACACCAATTTCTGCTTTAATTCACGCAGCAACAATGGTTACTGCTGGGGTTTATATGGTAGCAAGATTTCACTTTTTATATAGTGGAATTGAAGAAATAGGAATATTTATAGCATATATTGGTGCATTTTCAGCCCTTCTTGCAGCTATTATTGCGACAAGACAAACGGATATTAAAAAAATTCTTGCTTATTCAACTATGAGTCAACTAGGATATATGTTTATTGCTGTTGGATTAGGTTTTTATTCAAGTGGTTTATTTCATGTTTTTACTCACGCATTCTTTAAAGCTATGTTGTTTATGGGAGCAGGAGGAATTATAATAGCACTTCACCACGAACAAAATATCTTTAAAATTGCACAACATAGAGCCTCTTTACCTATTATTGGATTAACTTTCTTAATTGGAGTTATTGCAATTTCAGGAATACCACCATTTTCTGGGTTCTTCTCAAAAGATGCTATTTTGACTGCTGCTTTCCAAGAAGGACAATATTTAATCTATGCTATTGCATTATTTACAGCATTTTTAACAGCATTCTATATGTTTAGATTATATTTTATAGTTTTTGTTGCACCAAATCATCATAGAAAAGATTATGTATATACATCAAAGACTATTACTATTCCACTTTTAATTTTAGCTATTGGAGCAGTTGGAGCAGGTTTCTTAAACTTCCCTTCAATTTTTGGTGGAAATCATTTAGTTGATTCTTGGCTTGGTCAATTAAACTCGAAAGTAATAACTCTTTCTCATAGTACAGAGTATATTTTAATGGTATTATCAGTAGTTGTTGCAGCAACTGGTATTTTTGTAGCTTATAAGAAATATGCAAACTTTGATGTATCAAAACCAGAGTTAGAAACAGGATTTATTGGTAAAAAACTTTATGTAGATGAACTTTATGATTTATTATTTGTTAAATCAACAAAAGCTATCTCTAAATTCATTGATAAAGTTATTGACGATAAGGTAATTGATGCCTTTATTATGAAATCTTCAACAAATTTTGTTGAAATTGGTAAAAAAGTTGCATTAATTCAAAATGCAAATGTACGATTCTACGCAGCATTTATGCTAGTGGGAATGGCTTGTATATTTGTATATTTATATATTTCATTAGGGTTATAA
- the nuoK gene encoding NADH-quinone oxidoreductase subunit NuoK translates to MITLTSYAVVSMILFSIGAIGVIARRNIFVIYMSIELMLNAINLFLVTFARYHFNIDPQIITIMVISIAAAEAAIFLSVIILLFRSKRSLDTDLFTSLSQGENK, encoded by the coding sequence ATGATAACACTAACTTCTTATGCAGTTGTATCTATGATATTATTCTCAATTGGAGCAATTGGAGTAATTGCAAGAAGAAATATCTTTGTAATTTATATGTCAATAGAACTTATGTTAAATGCCATAAATTTATTCTTAGTAACTTTTGCAAGATATCATTTTAATATTGATCCACAAATTATAACAATCATGGTTATATCAATTGCTGCTGCAGAAGCTGCAATATTCTTATCAGTTATAATTTTATTATTTAGATCAAAAAGATCTTTAGATACAGATCTATTTACATCTCTTTCACAAGGAGAGAATAAATGA
- a CDS encoding NADH-quinone oxidoreductase subunit J, translating to MADIIFIALAFFAITGAVAMLVYKSPMFSALGLLITMLSVAGMFALLNATLLFMVQIIVYAGAIMALILFILMFLNIRDEDLPKEPKKYQLIAFGVLLMIPLNVLVLKAVSNLPAKDLSPIESDFGKIKPVGLELYNNWIVAFELISILLLIALVGSVVLAKRRKSKITSQED from the coding sequence ATGGCTGATATAATATTTATTGCTTTAGCATTTTTTGCAATAACTGGTGCTGTTGCTATGCTCGTATATAAAAGTCCGATGTTTAGTGCACTAGGATTATTAATTACAATGCTTAGTGTTGCTGGAATGTTTGCACTTTTAAATGCGACTTTGCTATTTATGGTTCAAATTATTGTTTATGCTGGTGCTATTATGGCTTTAATTTTATTCATTTTAATGTTCTTAAATATTAGAGATGAAGATTTACCAAAAGAGCCAAAGAAATATCAATTGATAGCTTTTGGAGTACTTTTAATGATTCCATTAAATGTATTAGTTTTAAAAGCTGTATCAAATCTTCCAGCAAAAGATTTATCACCAATAGAGAGTGATTTTGGAAAAATAAAACCAGTTGGATTAGAGTTATACAATAACTGGATTGTAGCTTTTGAATTAATATCTATTCTTCTTCTAATCGCCTTAGTTGGTTCTGTTGTTCTTGCAAAAAGAAGAAAATCTAAAATAACTTCACAGGAGGACTAA
- a CDS encoding NuoI/complex I 23 kDa subunit family protein: MAIKVVPRYGNSLKDKLYLPGIAGGMKTTFRHFFKNLRDVEGVNTLQYPEVQPTDITPRYRGVHRLTKHDDGSEKCVACFMCATACPAECIFIEAEERFDGVDEKRPKEFKIDLLECVFCGYCVEACPCDAIRMDTGIFSFTASKREDFMLNKKALMANERSKDFE; encoded by the coding sequence ATGGCAATAAAAGTAGTACCAAGATATGGAAATTCTCTAAAAGACAAACTATACTTACCTGGAATTGCAGGTGGGATGAAAACAACTTTTAGACACTTTTTTAAAAATTTAAGAGATGTTGAAGGGGTAAATACTCTTCAATATCCAGAAGTTCAACCAACAGATATAACTCCAAGATATAGAGGTGTTCATAGACTTACAAAGCATGATGATGGATCTGAAAAATGTGTTGCATGTTTTATGTGTGCAACTGCTTGTCCAGCAGAATGTATTTTTATTGAAGCTGAAGAGAGATTTGATGGAGTTGATGAAAAAAGACCAAAAGAGTTTAAAATTGACCTTTTAGAATGTGTATTCTGTGGATATTGTGTTGAAGCTTGTCCTTGTGATGCGATAAGAATGGATACAGGAATTTTTTCTTTCACAGCTTCAAAAAGGGAAGATTTTATGTTAAATAAAAAAGCTTTAATGGCAAATGAAAGATCAAAGGATTTTGAATAA
- a CDS encoding complex I subunit 1/NuoH family protein: MSSVIVIIVNILLAVVLAVGLTPLWVWWERRIAGFIQDRSGPNRCNIGFIRLGGLVQAVADMLKLIFKEDFTPAHVKHKFFFTIAPALVFLCSFLTFAVIPYADVLTIDGKAHIMQAIPTELGILWFLAFAGLTVYGIILGGYSSSNKYGLLGSIRASAQVISYEAAMGLSLISIIISYGSIHLTDMVNAQAGTYLGVIPMWGIFIQPLAAIIFIVCSFAETNRAPFDLAEGESEIVAGYHTEYSAMKFGLFQVGEYAAMSASSALIVTLFFGGYQIPWMDTATIQSNINYVILAIIVLLPIQIFIFTRWMKKNNKAVGKDTSREKETKVLTAIFWTICIAIVALLISFLVTGLGTNGVNIITAILQVATFMVKFFMMAFVYMWVRWTVLRFRYDQLQMLGWKVLIPLALLNIVVTAIIVVIGN, encoded by the coding sequence ATGAGTAGTGTTATTGTAATTATTGTAAATATACTTCTTGCAGTAGTTCTTGCAGTTGGACTTACTCCACTTTGGGTTTGGTGGGAAAGAAGAATTGCAGGATTTATCCAAGATAGAAGTGGTCCAAATAGATGTAACATTGGATTTATAAGATTAGGTGGACTTGTTCAAGCAGTTGCTGATATGTTAAAACTTATTTTTAAAGAAGATTTTACTCCTGCTCATGTAAAACATAAATTTTTCTTTACAATTGCTCCTGCACTTGTATTTTTATGTTCTTTCTTAACTTTTGCAGTTATTCCTTATGCTGATGTTTTAACTATTGATGGTAAAGCTCATATAATGCAAGCTATCCCAACTGAATTAGGGATATTATGGTTTTTAGCATTTGCAGGATTAACAGTTTATGGAATTATTCTTGGAGGATATTCTTCTTCAAATAAATATGGTCTTTTAGGTTCAATTAGAGCTTCAGCTCAAGTAATATCTTATGAAGCAGCAATGGGATTATCACTAATTTCAATCATAATATCTTATGGCTCAATTCACTTAACAGATATGGTAAATGCTCAAGCTGGAACATATTTAGGTGTAATTCCTATGTGGGGAATTTTTATTCAACCATTAGCAGCTATTATTTTTATTGTTTGTTCATTTGCAGAAACAAATAGAGCACCTTTTGACTTAGCTGAAGGAGAAAGCGAAATTGTTGCAGGATATCATACAGAATATAGTGCTATGAAGTTTGGACTTTTCCAAGTTGGTGAATATGCTGCTATGAGTGCTTCGAGTGCATTGATTGTTACTCTATTTTTTGGTGGTTATCAAATTCCTTGGATGGATACAGCTACAATTCAATCTAATATAAACTATGTAATTTTAGCTATTATTGTTTTACTTCCAATTCAAATTTTTATATTTACAAGATGGATGAAGAAAAATAATAAAGCTGTTGGGAAAGACACTTCTAGAGAAAAAGAGACAAAAGTTTTAACTGCTATATTCTGGACAATTTGCATAGCAATAGTAGCACTTTTAATATCATTTTTAGTAACTGGACTTGGAACAAATGGAGTTAATATTATAACTGCTATTTTACAAGTAGCAACATTTATGGTTAAGTTTTTTATGATGGCTTTTGTTTATATGTGGGTTAGATGGACTGTTTTAAGATTTAGATATGACCAACTTCAAATGTTAGGTTGGAAAGTTCTAATTCCATTAGCTCTTTTAAATATCGTTGTAACAGCAATAATTGTTGTGATAGGAAATTAA
- a CDS encoding 2Fe-2S iron-sulfur cluster-binding protein — protein sequence MAETVSITINGIEMQATKGSLLIDKLLDENIHIPHFCYHQALGKDGNCRMCMVEIEGQKRPQIACDTPIKDGMIVRTKGEKIEKVRRDILELELINHPIDCPTCDQAGECKLQDYYMESGFYSSRFALDDKNNAEKRVDLGSNVMLDQERCVLCLRCVRFCKDITKTAELGVISRTDHSVIGTFPGRPLNNPYAMNVVDLCPVGALTSKDFRFKQRVWFLQSFEAICNGCSKGCNIHVDHRKEKYKDDMIYRFRPRVNKAVNGWFICDKGRLSYHNEATNRFEIALIDKNETNTSNAIANIFKELSTSKNILMLLSPSLSYEEMLNCKNLSEKLNIKLSGYSPNTYDEEQSDDWLRQKDKTANRASFKELNIDETKEFFENSLNEAKTVIIVENSYFENNLNLLENKKVISLFSHHCLTIGVSNIALGVASFYEKSGSYINCDGIRQKVVSQMNRNNPMKTITTIIEDIKSMIEKGTL from the coding sequence ATGGCTGAAACAGTTAGTATAACAATTAATGGTATTGAAATGCAGGCTACGAAAGGTAGCTTGCTGATTGATAAATTATTAGATGAAAATATTCATATCCCTCACTTTTGTTATCATCAAGCGTTGGGAAAAGATGGAAATTGTAGAATGTGCATGGTTGAGATTGAGGGACAAAAAAGACCTCAAATCGCCTGTGACACACCTATAAAAGATGGAATGATTGTAAGAACAAAAGGTGAGAAGATTGAAAAAGTAAGACGAGACATTCTTGAACTTGAACTTATAAATCACCCAATTGACTGTCCTACATGTGATCAAGCTGGAGAGTGTAAACTACAAGATTACTATATGGAATCTGGGTTCTACTCTTCAAGATTTGCGCTTGATGATAAAAATAATGCAGAAAAAAGAGTTGATTTAGGGTCTAATGTAATGCTAGATCAAGAAAGATGTGTTCTTTGTCTTAGATGTGTAAGATTCTGTAAAGATATCACAAAAACTGCTGAACTTGGAGTTATAAGTAGAACAGACCATTCTGTAATAGGCACATTCCCTGGTCGTCCTTTAAATAATCCTTATGCAATGAATGTTGTAGATTTATGCCCAGTTGGAGCATTAACAAGTAAAGATTTTAGATTTAAACAAAGAGTTTGGTTCTTACAAAGTTTTGAAGCTATTTGTAATGGTTGTTCAAAAGGGTGTAATATACATGTAGATCATAGAAAAGAAAAATATAAAGATGACATGATTTATAGATTTAGACCAAGAGTAAACAAAGCTGTAAATGGTTGGTTTATATGTGATAAGGGAAGATTATCTTATCATAATGAAGCAACAAATAGATTTGAAATAGCTTTAATTGATAAAAATGAAACAAATACGTCAAATGCTATTGCAAATATTTTCAAAGAGTTATCTACTTCAAAAAATATATTAATGCTTTTAAGTCCTAGTTTATCATATGAAGAGATGCTAAACTGTAAAAACTTAAGTGAAAAGCTAAATATTAAATTAAGCGGTTACTCTCCAAATACTTATGATGAAGAACAAAGTGATGATTGGTTAAGACAAAAAGACAAAACTGCAAATAGAGCATCTTTTAAAGAGTTAAATATTGATGAAACAAAAGAATTTTTTGAGAATTCATTAAATGAAGCAAAAACTGTTATTATCGTTGAGAATAGTTATTTTGAAAATAATCTAAATCTTTTAGAAAATAAAAAAGTAATATCACTTTTTTCTCACCACTGTTTAACAATTGGTGTATCAAATATTGCTTTAGGTGTTGCATCATTTTATGAGAAAAGTGGTTCATACATAAATTGTGATGGAATTAGACAAAAGGTTGTTTCACAAATGAATAGAAATAATCCTATGAAAACTATTACTACAATTATAGAGGACATAAAATCTATGATAGAAAAGGGAACTTTATGA
- a CDS encoding citrate synthase — MAKNTMTFTDNRNGKTYEYNIVDGTRGPSVVDISSFYKDSGMFTYDPGYTSTASCESKITFIDGENSELRYRGYDIADLAGKHSFLDVAHLLMNARLPSEQESKDFDLEIRHRSFLNEGIIRLFDALPDGAHPMATMGAATMALAAFYKDHLHLEDEDAFKTMRRRILAKMPTIAAMAYRNSIGTPLIYPDVNRYFTENFLYMLRAYPGGRMKYLGNGKNDEITQIEVDALDAILTLHADHEQNASTTTVRNVGSTEAHPYVAIASGISALWGSAHGGANEKVMDQLKLIGDIKNVPSYIAKAKDKNDPFRLMGFGHRVYKNRDPRAETLKSLQDQLREKLNLDSKLLDIAAAVEDAALSDDYFKERGLYPNIDFYSGVILTALKIPVEMFTPIFVIGRTPGWLAQWSELKQDPKHKIARPRQLYTGN; from the coding sequence ATGGCAAAGAATACAATGACTTTTACAGACAATAGAAATGGTAAGACTTACGAATATAACATCGTAGATGGTACAAGAGGACCTAGCGTAGTTGATATTTCAAGTTTTTATAAAGATTCAGGAATGTTTACTTATGATCCTGGTTATACATCAACTGCATCTTGCGAATCAAAAATTACATTTATTGATGGAGAAAACTCTGAATTAAGATATAGAGGTTATGATATAGCTGATCTTGCTGGTAAACACTCTTTTTTAGATGTTGCTCACCTTTTAATGAATGCAAGATTACCAAGTGAACAAGAATCAAAAGATTTTGATTTAGAAATAAGACATAGATCATTCTTAAATGAAGGGATTATAAGACTTTTTGATGCTTTACCAGATGGTGCACACCCAATGGCTACTATGGGAGCAGCTACTATGGCCCTTGCAGCATTTTATAAAGATCATTTACATTTAGAAGATGAAGATGCTTTTAAAACAATGAGAAGAAGAATTTTAGCTAAAATGCCTACTATTGCAGCTATGGCATATAGAAATTCTATTGGAACTCCACTAATTTATCCAGATGTAAATAGATATTTCACTGAAAACTTCTTATATATGTTAAGAGCTTATCCAGGTGGAAGAATGAAATATCTAGGAAATGGTAAAAATGATGAAATTACTCAAATTGAAGTTGACGCACTTGATGCAATTTTAACTCTACATGCAGACCACGAACAAAATGCTTCTACAACAACTGTAAGAAATGTTGGTTCAACAGAAGCTCACCCTTATGTTGCTATTGCTTCTGGTATTTCTGCACTTTGGGGTTCTGCTCATGGTGGAGCAAATGAAAAAGTTATGGATCAATTAAAATTAATTGGTGATATTAAAAATGTTCCTTCATATATTGCAAAAGCAAAAGACAAAAATGATCCATTTAGATTAATGGGATTCGGGCATAGAGTATATAAAAATAGAGATCCAAGAGCTGAAACTTTAAAAAGCTTACAAGATCAATTAAGAGAAAAATTAAATCTTGATTCTAAACTTCTTGATATTGCTGCTGCTGTTGAAGATGCCGCATTAAGTGATGACTACTTTAAAGAAAGAGGTTTATACCCAAATATTGATTTCTATTCAGGTGTAATTTTAACTGCTCTTAAAATTCCTGTAGAGATGTTTACTCCAATTTTTGTTATAGGAAGAACTCCAGGATGGTTAGCACAATGGTCTGAATTAAAACAAGATCCAAAACATAAAATTGCAAGACCAAGACAGTTATATACAGGTAATTAA
- the nuoF gene encoding NADH-quinone oxidoreductase subunit NuoF, giving the protein MVTRIVSKNFDIPNSHKLEVALANGRYSSIDKLFTMKPEEVTSEVTKSGLRGKGGGGAACGPKWELMPPVDERPRYLIVNGDESEPGTFKDRQIFQYDPHLLIEGIICTCWAIQANHAYIYIRGEYKFFIDRLNEAIQEAYKAKIIGDKIMDKYNFKVDITVHRGGGAYICGEKSALIESLEGKRGHPRLKPHGKECEWFYGQPATVNNVETISSVPNIVENGAQGYTKYGTEKSPGTMLFAISGPVKNPGVYEMEYGNKMIDFLNVLGGGMLEGKKLKAIIPGGTSCPILTAQEVEKAVLDYESMWDIGSTLGTGGMIVIDESASMVDVAKNIIEFYHHESCGQCTPCREGCGWIDKILRDVLDGKATSDDLQTIFDVCDTMNGKTVCVFAPAVKDIIASIVKKFRSEFEEYLKN; this is encoded by the coding sequence ATGGTAACTAGAATAGTAAGTAAAAATTTTGATATTCCAAACTCTCATAAACTTGAAGTTGCTTTAGCAAATGGAAGATATTCTTCTATTGATAAACTTTTTACTATGAAACCAGAAGAAGTTACTTCTGAAGTTACAAAATCTGGACTTAGAGGAAAAGGTGGTGGTGGAGCAGCCTGTGGACCAAAATGGGAGCTTATGCCACCAGTTGATGAGCGTCCACGATATCTAATTGTTAATGGTGATGAAAGTGAACCAGGAACTTTTAAAGATAGACAAATTTTTCAATATGATCCACATCTTTTAATAGAAGGTATTATTTGTACTTGTTGGGCAATACAAGCAAATCACGCGTATATATATATTAGAGGTGAATATAAATTCTTTATTGATAGATTGAATGAAGCAATACAAGAAGCGTATAAAGCTAAAATTATTGGTGATAAAATAATGGACAAATATAACTTTAAAGTTGATATTACAGTTCATAGAGGTGGAGGAGCTTATATTTGTGGAGAAAAATCTGCACTTATTGAATCATTAGAAGGTAAAAGAGGACATCCAAGACTTAAACCACATGGTAAAGAGTGTGAATGGTTCTATGGACAACCAGCAACTGTAAATAATGTAGAAACAATTTCATCTGTTCCAAATATTGTAGAAAATGGAGCGCAAGGATATACAAAATACGGTACAGAGAAATCTCCAGGGACTATGCTTTTTGCTATTTCTGGACCAGTTAAAAATCCTGGTGTATATGAAATGGAATATGGAAACAAAATGATTGATTTCCTAAACGTTCTAGGTGGTGGTATGCTTGAAGGTAAAAAACTAAAAGCTATTATTCCAGGTGGAACATCATGTCCAATATTAACAGCGCAAGAAGTAGAAAAAGCTGTATTGGATTATGAATCAATGTGGGATATAGGATCAACTTTAGGTACTGGAGGAATGATTGTTATTGATGAAAGTGCTTCAATGGTTGATGTTGCAAAAAATATTATAGAGTTCTATCATCATGAATCATGCGGTCAATGTACTCCTTGTAGAGAAGGTTGTGGTTGGATTGATAAAATTTTAAGAGATGTATTAGATGGAAAAGCAACTTCTGATGATTTACAAACAATATTTGATGTGTGTGATACTATGAATGGAAAAACTGTTTGTGTTTTTGCACCAGCAGTAAAAGATATTATAGCTAGTATTGTTAAAAAATTTAGAAGTGAATTTGAAGAATATTTAAAAAATTAA
- the nuoE gene encoding complex I 24 kDa subunit family protein: protein MSNFSYTPQNEAKFQEYVSRYPKLDSCMLPALWIVQEQEGWVSPEAMVYVASRVNKSPMQVYEVATFYTMFNLKPIGKYHIELCKTVSCMLMGARELKSFIKDTLGLEPGQTSADGLFTFNEVECQGACGDAPMIALNNVYHGKLTKEKLEKIIWECKNGN from the coding sequence ATGAGTAATTTTAGTTATACACCACAAAATGAAGCAAAATTTCAAGAGTATGTATCAAGATACCCAAAATTAGACTCTTGTATGCTACCTGCACTTTGGATAGTTCAAGAACAAGAAGGTTGGGTAAGTCCAGAAGCTATGGTTTATGTAGCTTCAAGAGTTAATAAAAGTCCAATGCAAGTATATGAAGTAGCAACTTTTTATACAATGTTTAATCTTAAACCAATTGGAAAATATCATATTGAATTATGTAAAACTGTATCTTGTATGCTTATGGGAGCAAGAGAACTTAAATCTTTTATAAAAGATACTTTAGGTTTAGAGCCTGGTCAAACAAGTGCAGATGGGCTATTCACTTTTAATGAAGTTGAATGTCAAGGTGCTTGTGGAGATGCTCCAATGATAGCTTTAAACAATGTTTATCATGGAAAATTAACAAAAGAGAAGTTAGAGAAAATAATTTGGGAGTGCAAAAATGGTAACTAG
- a CDS encoding NADH-quinone oxidoreductase subunit D: MLKCDLLIDSKDIRSTILKLKNEESYTLLLDITAIDYLKFPDTTPSRFAVVYVLRSNNFKKEITVKAFVDDNTLSVDSIFDIYGSADWAEREAFDQYGIKFIGHPNLKRVLNHHQFTGHPLRKDYQITKGQICTETEDLMDEMLPLLKSKGYSDIEIDDLMLLNVGPSHPASHGTIRNFVAMEGETIAACVTEIGYLHRGFEKACENHTYSQVIPYTDRLNYCSAILNNIGWAKAIEDMLNIDITPRAKMIRVVIGELSRIIDHIVCNAANMVDLGGLTSLWYLFSARDQAYDLLSKLTGARLTNTYTRIGGLEFDLYDGFEDDLEAVLKTTETSISDTLSLIAHNRIYQDRTQDVGIIKADFAIKYGISGPNLRAAGVAHDLRKDKPYYGYENFDFDVVIGSHGDVYDRMMCRFEEMTQSIRIIRQAMKNMPDGAINIYAPNAVLPLKQDVYGNIEGLMNQFKLTFEGIKVPKGEYYSSTEATNGELGFFIVSDGSGRPYKVKCRPPCFYSLAAFSKIVEGTMLADSVITMASLNFIAGEFDR; encoded by the coding sequence ATGCTTAAGTGTGATTTATTGATTGATTCAAAAGATATAAGAAGTACTATTCTTAAACTTAAAAATGAAGAAAGCTATACTCTTTTATTAGATATTACAGCGATTGATTATCTAAAATTTCCAGATACCACTCCTTCGAGATTTGCAGTTGTTTATGTACTAAGAAGTAATAACTTTAAAAAAGAAATTACTGTTAAAGCTTTTGTAGATGACAATACTTTATCAGTAGATTCTATTTTTGATATTTATGGTTCTGCTGATTGGGCGGAAAGAGAAGCTTTTGATCAATATGGAATAAAATTTATTGGTCATCCAAATTTAAAAAGAGTTTTAAATCATCACCAATTTACTGGTCATCCTTTAAGAAAAGATTATCAAATTACAAAAGGACAAATTTGTACTGAAACTGAAGATTTAATGGATGAAATGTTACCTTTACTTAAATCAAAAGGTTATAGTGATATAGAAATAGATGATTTAATGCTTTTAAATGTTGGTCCATCTCACCCCGCATCTCATGGTACTATTAGGAACTTTGTTGCAATGGAAGGTGAAACAATAGCTGCATGTGTAACTGAAATTGGATACTTACATAGAGGATTTGAAAAAGCATGTGAAAACCATACATATTCTCAAGTTATCCCATATACAGATAGATTAAATTATTGTAGTGCTATATTAAATAACATTGGTTGGGCAAAAGCAATTGAAGATATGCTAAATATAGATATAACTCCTAGAGCTAAAATGATAAGAGTTGTAATAGGAGAATTAAGTAGAATTATTGATCATATTGTTTGTAATGCTGCAAATATGGTTGATTTAGGTGGGCTTACAAGTCTTTGGTATTTATTCTCTGCAAGAGATCAAGCTTATGATTTATTATCAAAATTAACAGGAGCTAGACTGACAAATACTTATACAAGAATTGGTGGTTTAGAATTTGATTTATATGATGGTTTTGAAGATGATTTAGAAGCTGTTTTAAAAACTACAGAAACAAGTATTAGTGATACATTATCTTTAATTGCTCACAATAGAATTTATCAAGATAGGACTCAAGATGTAGGTATTATAAAAGCTGATTTTGCTATAAAATATGGTATTTCTGGTCCAAATTTAAGAGCTGCTGGAGTTGCTCATGATTTGAGAAAAGATAAACCATATTATGGATATGAGAACTTTGATTTTGATGTAGTTATCGGAAGTCATGGTGATGTTTACGATAGAATGATGTGTAGATTTGAAGAGATGACTCAATCTATAAGAATTATTAGACAAGCTATGAAAAATATGCCAGATGGTGCTATAAATATATATGCTCCAAATGCTGTTTTACCACTTAAACAAGATGTTTATGGAAATATTGAAGGATTAATGAATCAATTTAAACTAACTTTTGAAGGAATAAAAGTTCCAAAAGGTGAATATTATAGCTCAACAGAAGCTACAAATGGAGAATTAGGATTTTTCATTGTAAGTGATGGAAGTGGAAGACCATATAAAGTAAAATGTAGACCACCATGTTTTTATTCACTTGCAGCTTTTTCAAAAATAGTTGAAGGTACAATGCTTGCTGACTCTGTTATAACAATGGCTAGTTTGAATTTTATTGCTGGGGAGTTTGATAGATAA